In a genomic window of Amycolatopsis japonica:
- a CDS encoding ABC transporter ATP-binding protein yields MATVTFSDTTRFYAGVDRPAVDGLDLEVADGEFLVLVGPSGCGKSTTLRMLAGLEGVDDGSIHIGDRDVTELPPKDRDIAMVFQNYALYPHMTVGENIGFHLKLAKMPKAERERKVAEAAAVLDLTEYLDRKPAKLSGGQRQRVAMGRAIVREPSVFLMDEPLSNLDAKLRVQTRTQIASLQRRLGITTLYVTHDQVEAMTMGDRVAVLKDGILQQCDTPVGLFAKPVNVFVAGFIGSPAMNLLETTVDSDGAVAGGTRLPLTPAQRSALTGPGIVVGVRPEGWTIGDGGFEAIVEVVEELGSDQYLYCRDGERVLTVRTPGMAPWQRGEPISLTPQPGAVHLFDAATGDRLPDA; encoded by the coding sequence ATGGCCACCGTGACCTTCTCCGACACCACCCGGTTCTACGCCGGGGTGGACCGTCCCGCGGTCGACGGCCTCGACCTCGAGGTCGCCGACGGCGAGTTCCTGGTGCTGGTCGGCCCGTCCGGCTGCGGGAAGTCGACCACGCTGCGGATGCTCGCCGGGCTGGAAGGCGTCGACGACGGCTCCATCCACATCGGCGACCGCGACGTCACCGAACTGCCGCCGAAGGACCGGGACATCGCCATGGTGTTCCAGAACTACGCGCTCTACCCGCATATGACGGTGGGGGAGAACATCGGCTTCCACCTGAAGCTGGCCAAGATGCCCAAGGCCGAACGCGAGCGCAAGGTGGCCGAGGCCGCGGCCGTGCTCGACCTGACCGAGTACCTGGACCGCAAACCCGCGAAGCTGTCCGGCGGTCAGCGGCAGCGGGTCGCGATGGGGCGGGCGATCGTGCGCGAGCCCAGTGTGTTCCTGATGGACGAGCCACTGTCCAACTTGGACGCCAAGCTCCGCGTACAGACGCGCACCCAGATCGCGTCCCTGCAGCGGCGGCTGGGCATCACCACGCTCTACGTCACGCACGATCAGGTCGAGGCGATGACCATGGGAGACCGGGTGGCCGTGCTGAAGGACGGGATCCTTCAGCAGTGCGACACGCCGGTCGGGTTGTTCGCCAAGCCGGTCAACGTGTTCGTCGCCGGGTTCATCGGCTCGCCCGCGATGAACCTGCTGGAGACCACTGTGGACAGTGATGGTGCCGTCGCCGGTGGGACGCGGCTTCCGCTGACCCCGGCGCAACGTTCGGCGCTGACCGGGCCCGGCATCGTCGTCGGCGTCCGGCCAGAGGGCTGGACGATCGGCGACGGCGGTTTCGAGGCCATCGTCGAGGTCGTCGAGGAACTGGGCAGCGACCAGTACCTCTACTGCCGTGACGGCGAACGCGTGCTGACCGTCCGCACTCCCGGGATGGCCCCGTGGCAGCGCGGCGAGCCGATCTCCCTGACCCCGCAACCGGGTGCGGTGCACCTGTTCGACGCCGCGACCGGTGACAGGCTCCCGGACGCATGA
- a CDS encoding carbohydrate ABC transporter permease: MSVTDVEAPARRAAKPVRKPPRKPRPAPGSKRFSPLRVLGSTIVWLFTAGNILVLYWLLTASFKTPVEIFTKPFDLPYQWFKVGKPFRNFIYAWNNAGFGEAVLTTVVLVGLATVVTVAVSAPCAYALTRLGVRGAGPMTNVVAIGMGVPFQTVIIPLFVVLSKVHLDNEYGLFVLYVALSIPFTVFLMTGFFRSLPDELEEAAALDGASPMRTFFSVMLPLTRGGMITALTLNAIGLWNETLLAIVFLKDQAHFTLSRALFTFYGAASYQSEYGGLIAGVAIVVLPMLVLYLVLARRIITGLTLGAGK, translated from the coding sequence ATGTCCGTCACCGACGTCGAGGCGCCCGCGCGGCGAGCGGCGAAACCGGTGCGCAAGCCGCCACGCAAACCACGTCCGGCCCCCGGTTCCAAACGGTTCAGCCCGTTGCGGGTACTGGGTTCCACGATCGTGTGGCTGTTCACCGCAGGCAACATCCTGGTGCTGTACTGGCTGCTCACGGCGTCGTTCAAGACACCGGTGGAGATCTTCACCAAGCCGTTCGACCTGCCGTATCAATGGTTCAAGGTCGGCAAGCCGTTCCGGAACTTCATCTACGCCTGGAACAACGCCGGTTTCGGCGAGGCCGTGCTGACCACCGTGGTCCTGGTCGGGCTGGCGACGGTCGTCACGGTCGCCGTCTCGGCGCCCTGCGCGTACGCCCTGACCAGGCTCGGCGTCCGCGGCGCCGGGCCGATGACGAACGTCGTCGCGATCGGCATGGGCGTGCCGTTCCAGACCGTGATCATCCCGCTGTTCGTGGTGCTCAGCAAAGTGCACCTGGACAACGAATACGGCCTGTTCGTGCTGTACGTGGCGCTGTCGATCCCGTTCACGGTGTTCCTGATGACCGGGTTCTTCCGGTCGCTGCCGGACGAACTGGAGGAGGCGGCCGCGCTCGACGGCGCGTCGCCGATGCGCACGTTCTTCTCGGTCATGCTGCCGCTCACCCGGGGCGGCATGATCACCGCGCTGACGCTGAACGCCATCGGGCTGTGGAACGAGACGCTGCTGGCGATCGTGTTCCTCAAGGACCAGGCGCATTTCACGCTGTCGCGCGCGCTCTTCACCTTCTACGGGGCGGCGAGCTACCAGTCGGAGTACGGCGGACTGATCGCCGGTGTGGCGATCGTCGTGCTCCCGATGCTCGTGCTCTACCTCGTGCTCGCCCGCCGGATCATCACCGGCCTGACCCTCGGCGCCGGAAAGTAG
- a CDS encoding carbohydrate ABC transporter permease: MATVTTPAKPPARAVKAGAHLSRKKRLFWPFAAPALVLYLAFLVLPTIATVVLSFTSWAGAGDTPEPNGVTNYTQMWASDSFQYAFRNTLIYVFLGGIGTFALAFLFTMVLRDMKGGKIVRAILFFPNIVAPVALGMFLGFVFKYQPGKQGLANYVLESLGADAAKFLAPSNVTGVVTASLIWASSGFYITILMAAVDRIPPYLYEDAELGGASPWQKFKSITLPMTWDVVGVAGVLWTINALKIFELVFVLAGPGTYAPPNEAWTLGVYVFDRTFGSNGTPDFGAACACAVAMIVLVSVLVVLLRRLMRRDAIQF, from the coding sequence ATGGCGACAGTCACGACTCCGGCGAAACCGCCGGCGCGGGCCGTGAAGGCCGGGGCGCACCTGAGTCGCAAGAAACGGCTGTTCTGGCCGTTCGCCGCGCCGGCGCTGGTGTTGTACCTGGCCTTCCTGGTCCTGCCGACGATCGCGACCGTCGTGCTGAGCTTCACCAGCTGGGCCGGGGCGGGGGACACGCCGGAACCCAACGGCGTCACCAACTACACGCAGATGTGGGCGAGCGATTCGTTCCAGTACGCCTTCCGCAACACGCTGATCTACGTGTTCCTCGGCGGCATCGGCACGTTCGCGCTGGCGTTCCTGTTCACCATGGTGCTGCGGGACATGAAGGGCGGCAAGATCGTCCGCGCCATCCTGTTCTTCCCGAACATCGTGGCGCCGGTGGCGCTCGGCATGTTCCTCGGCTTCGTCTTCAAGTACCAGCCGGGGAAACAGGGACTGGCGAACTACGTGCTGGAAAGCCTCGGCGCGGACGCGGCGAAGTTCCTCGCACCGTCCAATGTGACCGGTGTGGTGACGGCTTCGCTGATCTGGGCCAGTTCGGGTTTCTACATCACCATCCTGATGGCCGCGGTCGACCGCATCCCGCCGTACCTCTACGAGGACGCGGAGCTGGGCGGCGCGTCGCCGTGGCAGAAGTTCAAGAGCATCACGCTGCCGATGACCTGGGACGTCGTCGGTGTCGCGGGGGTGCTGTGGACGATCAACGCGCTCAAGATCTTCGAGCTGGTGTTCGTGCTGGCCGGTCCGGGCACCTACGCCCCGCCCAACGAGGCGTGGACGCTGGGGGTCTACGTGTTCGACCGGACCTTCGGCTCGAACGGCACCCCGGACTTCGGCGCCGCCTGTGCCTGCGCGGTGGCGATGATCGTGCTGGTGTCCGTGCTCGTCGTCCTGCTCCGCCGGTTGATGCGCCGTGACGCGATCCAGTTCTGA
- a CDS encoding ABC transporter substrate-binding protein, whose amino-acid sequence MRVGRLTTVMSATAGAALLLAGCGGGETAGGTGENALPGVDQFLNAPCPEAGVKPATDKEFTYWSMWTADEPQGKVLQKAFKCFQEKTGVKVDVQWLGRKAYTQNLVPALNTDAVPDLFDQDVSKVGAAVMTPGGTQSVDDVFAMKVGEGDKTVKDVLSPSSYDFPQNKDREGHNFMVPYTIQSSAWWFNKDTAGDIQQPKTMDELIGLFDKAKSDGKAAISLDGDIPFYNMYFYTQLAERYVGAGGLYKAATDKTGQAWKTDPGFLKAATETAKLPKYFIDGWDAAKFPQVQQRWADGDSRFLYVGSWAPSETREYLDKQGAGTKINYGSFQFPMPEGATHDTVEQMSIGFSVTKKAKHAEAAKAFIAYFLNKDLLAGIPVVADNLVPRADLAVPDDLKQVKAALDDPKKEHVLQYDGIDGIAGGKWQTDVFDPADIALLKGQITPQQFVDQLAAKGAEFWKNQG is encoded by the coding sequence ATGCGGGTAGGCAGGCTCACGACAGTGATGTCAGCGACGGCAGGGGCGGCGCTCCTGCTCGCGGGATGCGGCGGCGGGGAGACGGCCGGTGGCACCGGCGAGAACGCGCTCCCGGGCGTCGATCAGTTCCTCAACGCGCCCTGTCCGGAGGCGGGGGTGAAACCCGCGACGGACAAGGAATTCACGTACTGGTCCATGTGGACGGCCGACGAGCCGCAGGGCAAGGTCCTCCAGAAGGCCTTCAAATGCTTCCAGGAGAAGACCGGCGTCAAGGTCGACGTGCAGTGGCTGGGCCGCAAGGCCTACACCCAGAACCTGGTGCCCGCGCTGAACACCGACGCCGTGCCGGACCTGTTCGACCAGGACGTCAGCAAGGTCGGCGCGGCGGTCATGACGCCGGGTGGCACGCAGAGCGTCGACGACGTGTTCGCGATGAAGGTCGGTGAGGGCGACAAGACCGTCAAGGACGTGCTTTCGCCCAGCTCGTACGACTTCCCGCAGAACAAGGACCGCGAGGGCCACAACTTCATGGTCCCGTACACGATCCAGTCGAGCGCCTGGTGGTTCAACAAGGACACCGCCGGCGACATCCAGCAGCCGAAGACGATGGACGAGCTGATCGGCCTGTTCGACAAGGCGAAGTCCGATGGCAAGGCCGCGATCAGCCTCGACGGCGACATCCCGTTCTACAACATGTACTTCTACACCCAGCTCGCCGAGCGGTACGTCGGCGCGGGCGGGCTGTACAAGGCCGCGACCGACAAGACCGGCCAGGCGTGGAAGACCGACCCCGGTTTCCTCAAGGCCGCCACCGAAACCGCGAAGCTGCCCAAGTACTTCATCGACGGCTGGGACGCGGCGAAGTTCCCGCAGGTGCAGCAGCGCTGGGCCGACGGCGACTCCCGGTTCCTCTACGTCGGCAGCTGGGCACCGAGCGAGACCCGCGAGTACCTGGACAAGCAGGGCGCCGGGACGAAGATCAACTACGGCTCCTTCCAGTTCCCGATGCCCGAAGGCGCCACGCACGACACCGTCGAGCAGATGTCGATCGGGTTCTCGGTGACCAAGAAGGCCAAGCACGCCGAAGCGGCCAAGGCGTTCATCGCCTACTTCCTCAACAAGGACCTGCTCGCCGGGATCCCCGTGGTGGCCGACAACCTCGTGCCGCGGGCGGACCTCGCCGTGCCGGACGACCTGAAGCAGGTCAAGGCCGCGCTGGACGACCCGAAGAAGGAGCACGTCCTGCAGTACGACGGGATCGACGGCATCGCCGGCGGCAAATGGCAGACCGACGTCTTCGACCCCGCCGACATCGCGCTGCTGAAGGGCCAGATCACCCCGCAGCAGTTCGTGGACCAGCTCGCCGCCAAGGGTGCCGAATTCTGGAAGAACCAGGGCTGA